In a single window of the Neospora caninum Liverpool complete genome, chromosome VIIa genome:
- a CDS encoding putative RNA recognition motif-containing protein — MYGQTASGADPQQGSCLLNSMPQVPPLMPATVMPAAPVILPMPMVVPTPAPFGMGVANGYVTQNVAPSADPTASAVQSFTANEAASLGSVMASGAPDKEKTVHLRKGAGHIWSDPTLDEWPENDFRVFCGDLGNEVTDEVLTNAFRKYRSFAKARVVRDKRTGKTRGYGFVSFLDPNDMLKALKEMNFKYVGNRPIRVLRSKWKDREIDSERNKKFQEITVVQAANSKTLRKFKKLGVSVNGGKVARRQQEAAAKGSKPKKSHAPPTTYGRMTYQYIKGGPSIAPVPSAGACAAPNLLDDI, encoded by the exons ATGTACGGACAGACTGCCTCGGGGGCTGACCCGCAGCAGGGGTCTTGCCTACTTAATAGTATGCCTCAGGTTCCACCCCTAATGCCCGCGACTGTCATGCCGGCGGCCCCAGTCATTTTGCCCATGCCTATGGTTGTCCCGACGCCAGCACCATTCG GCATGGGCGTTGCAAATGGATACGTCACACAGAATGTCGCACCAAGCGCAGATCCCACCGCTTCG GCCGTACAGAGTTTCACAGCAAATGAGGCAGCTTCGTTGGGCAGCGTAATGGCGTCAGGTGCCCCGGACAAGGAGAAGACCGTGCATCTTCGTAAGGGGGCGGGGCATATATGGAGCGACCCGACACTGGACGAATGGCCAGAAAATGACTTCAG AGTTTTCTGCGGAGACTTGGGGAATGAGGTTACAGATGAAGTTTTGACAAATGCTTTTCGGAAGTACAGATCTTTCGCGAAGGCTCGCGTGGTCAGGGACAAGAggacaggaaagacgagaggctaCG GTTTTGTGTCCTTTTTGGACCCCAATGACATGCTGAAGGCTCTGAAGGAAATGAATTTCAAATATGTAGGGAACAGACCGATACGGGTGTTACGGAGTAAATGGAAAGACAG GGAAATTGACTCGGAACGAAACAAGAAGTTTCAG GAGATTACCGTCGTACAGGCTGCAAATTCTAAGACGTTGCGGAAATTTAAGAAGCTCGGTGTATCGGTGAATGGCGGAAAAGTTG CTCGTCGGCAGCAAGAGGCTGCTGCCAAGGGATCGAAGCCAAAAAAGTCTCATGCGCCGCCTACGACATACGGACGAATGACCTATCAGTACATCAAAGGAGGTCCTTCCATCGCTCCTGTACCTTCAGCAGGGGCGTGCGCGGCGCCGAATCTCTTGGATGACATTTGA